The Macaca fascicularis isolate 582-1 chromosome 1, T2T-MFA8v1.1 genome includes a window with the following:
- the TSACC gene encoding TSSK6-activating co-chaperone protein isoform X1: MEQHTSHPNRKVPAKEEANAVPLCRAKPSPSYINLQASSPPATFLNIQTTKLPSVDHKPKECLGLLECMYANLQLQTQLAQQQMAILEHLQASVTQLAPGRGSNNSSLPALSPNPLLNHLPQFSK; encoded by the exons ATGGAGCAGCACACTAGTCATCCTAACAGAAAAG TTCCAGCCAAAGAGGAAGCTAATGCTGTGCCTCTTTGTAGAGCAAAACCCTCCCCCAGCTATATTAATCTTCAAGCAAGTTCCCCACCAGCCACTTTTCTGAACATCCAGACAACAAAGCTGCCCTCAG TTGATCACAAGCCCAAGGAATGCCTAGGACTCCTGGAATGTATGTATGCCAACCTCCAGCTTCAGACCCAGCTCGCCCAACAACAGATGGCTATTTTGGAACATTTACAGGCATCCGTGACACAACTGGCTCCTGGGAGGGGAAGCAATAACTCTTCTCTCCCAGCCTTATCTCCTAATCCATTGTTAAATCACCTGCCCCAATTCAGTAAATGA
- the TSACC gene encoding TSSK6-activating co-chaperone protein isoform X2 — translation MEQHTSHPNRKVPAKEEANAVPLCRAKPSPSYINLQASSPPATFLNIQTTKLPSAQGMPRTPGMYVCQPPASDPARPTTDGYFGTFTGIRDTTGSWEGKQ, via the exons ATGGAGCAGCACACTAGTCATCCTAACAGAAAAG TTCCAGCCAAAGAGGAAGCTAATGCTGTGCCTCTTTGTAGAGCAAAACCCTCCCCCAGCTATATTAATCTTCAAGCAAGTTCCCCACCAGCCACTTTTCTGAACATCCAGACAACAAAGCTGCCCTCAG CCCAAGGAATGCCTAGGACTCCTGGAATGTATGTATGCCAACCTCCAGCTTCAGACCCAGCTCGCCCAACAACAGATGGCTATTTTGGAACATTTACAGGCATCCGTGACACAACTGGCTCCTGGGAGGGGAAGCAATAA